A stretch of Spirosoma oryzicola DNA encodes these proteins:
- a CDS encoding RNA polymerase sigma factor has protein sequence MLQVKAGDLDKMGLLFERYHRPLFGFLFRMTGQTEASEDMVQTVFYRMLKYRHTFTGEGEFRTWMYHLARNVLADQIKLNKRAANQADINELADRIGGGTGADDHLQQEQNQDMLSKAMEKLSGEQREILILSRFQELKYSEIAQVLNSTEGAIKVRVHRAINELRRIYLLLETGRKTHEL, from the coding sequence ATGCTCCAGGTAAAAGCGGGCGATCTGGATAAGATGGGCTTGCTTTTCGAGCGCTACCATCGACCGTTGTTCGGGTTTCTGTTTCGCATGACGGGACAAACCGAAGCCAGCGAGGATATGGTACAAACGGTGTTTTATCGAATGCTGAAATATCGTCATACGTTCACGGGAGAGGGCGAGTTCCGAACCTGGATGTATCACTTGGCCCGGAATGTACTGGCGGATCAAATTAAGCTAAACAAACGCGCGGCTAATCAGGCCGACATCAACGAGTTGGCCGACCGGATTGGGGGAGGAACCGGGGCTGACGATCATTTGCAGCAGGAACAGAACCAGGATATGCTGAGTAAAGCGATGGAAAAGCTAAGCGGAGAACAGCGCGAAATCTTGATTTTGAGCCGGTTTCAGGAGTTGAAGTACAGCGAGATTGCGCAGGTGCTCAATAGTACAGAAGGAGCGATAAAGGTACGGGTACACCGGGCGATCAACGAGTTAAGGCGAATTTATTTGTTACTAGAAACGGGTCGAAAAACACATGAACTGTGA
- a CDS encoding glycosyltransferase, whose protein sequence is MNNFDSIICVGQTPWEGDFQKAVVQLMTEMAVRHRILYVDYQYTVKDWVMGVTGQRDVPVRELMRLSNPLTKKVSENGSEVYVWTPPLMLPINWLSAKPHDLLVEWNINRLVAGLQRVMRQLNMTRPLVINGLNPVFGLPMLKRLNECATVYYCFDEITIIKWMNRHGSRYEPAYLRQVDAVVTTSETLRQSKSSVQPNTFCVKNGVNFDLFNQARQLVDSQPTTKQVVGYLGTADDRIDLDLVEFCVQTMPDVTFQFVGEVHEPAITQRLSNYPNVVFTPPRQPADLPPLLAGMSAAMIPFVCNDHTYTIYPLKINEYLAAGLPVVSTPFSLLNDFDGVVELAATKTEFSQALRKALADTSANKVEHRIAMARNNSWKKRAEEFEAVIHQIPAAFIPDSVTATR, encoded by the coding sequence ATGAATAATTTTGATAGCATCATCTGTGTCGGTCAGACGCCCTGGGAAGGAGACTTTCAAAAGGCGGTTGTGCAGTTGATGACAGAAATGGCAGTCCGACACCGGATACTATACGTCGATTATCAATATACCGTAAAAGATTGGGTGATGGGCGTAACCGGACAGCGAGACGTTCCTGTTCGGGAGCTGATGCGGCTATCAAATCCACTGACGAAAAAGGTAAGCGAGAACGGCAGCGAAGTTTACGTTTGGACACCGCCCCTGATGTTACCTATCAACTGGCTGTCAGCGAAACCGCACGACCTGCTTGTGGAATGGAATATTAACCGGCTGGTTGCGGGGCTTCAGCGCGTAATGCGTCAGTTAAACATGACTCGGCCTTTGGTCATCAATGGACTAAACCCGGTCTTTGGGTTACCCATGCTTAAGCGATTGAACGAATGTGCCACCGTCTATTACTGCTTTGACGAGATAACCATTATAAAGTGGATGAACCGGCACGGTAGCCGCTATGAACCAGCGTATCTCCGGCAAGTCGATGCGGTTGTTACGACTTCTGAGACACTGCGTCAGTCGAAGTCCTCAGTGCAGCCTAACACATTCTGCGTTAAAAATGGTGTCAACTTTGACCTGTTCAACCAAGCCCGACAACTGGTTGATTCGCAGCCAACAACCAAACAAGTAGTTGGCTATCTTGGTACAGCCGACGACCGTATTGATCTTGACCTGGTGGAATTCTGCGTTCAAACGATGCCTGACGTAACATTTCAATTTGTCGGCGAAGTGCATGAACCAGCCATTACCCAGCGTTTATCCAATTACCCAAACGTTGTTTTTACCCCGCCCCGGCAACCTGCTGACCTACCCCCTTTGCTGGCAGGGATGAGCGCGGCAATGATTCCATTCGTCTGTAACGACCATACTTATACCATCTATCCGCTAAAAATTAACGAGTACCTGGCGGCTGGCCTTCCTGTGGTATCAACACCTTTTTCGCTGCTCAACGACTTTGACGGCGTAGTCGAACTGGCAGCAACCAAGACCGAATTTTCGCAGGCGCTTCGTAAAGCCCTAGCCGATACTAGCGCCAACAAAGTTGAACATCGTATTGCAATGGCTAGAAACAATTCGTGGAAAAAGCGAGCAGAAGAATTTGAAGCGGTGATCCACCAGATCCCGGCTGCTTTCATACCCGATTCTGTGACAGCTACCCGCTAG
- a CDS encoding sugar transferase has product MPKPESAMIDSLLKLNFVDIAPLPYLLLIEEDDQLASQIVSLLEEICSVVRFKSAQDAQEWLRNEPSIDLIISDTDNGQAVATMVRSRTSYRSVPVLMTSYSIKPALLKTAINAGVTDILSIDKDAYALQSQIRYYLELNKQILSAPSNGRLVTSSRFVLPWWKRAIDITVSFSILLLLSPLLVLVAILIKLDSKGPIVYKSKRAGTNFYVFNMLKFRTMSTQADQQIRDLASQNIYAKSATQNHSDDGADLRSEYRCDACRQGGIACQQPLFDQDQIVCEKVFLRENEEAAKFMKFRNDPRITRLGSLLRNSSIDELPQLFNILLGDMSLVGNRPLPLYEAEKLTSDEFAQRFAGPAGLTGLWQVKKRAKGQGPMSDWERTQLDIEYANTFSFKTDMYILCKTFFSLWQKENV; this is encoded by the coding sequence ATGCCAAAGCCCGAAAGCGCGATGATAGATAGCCTGCTCAAACTGAACTTTGTGGATATAGCTCCCTTGCCTTACCTCCTTCTAATTGAGGAAGATGACCAGCTTGCTAGCCAAATTGTATCACTACTCGAGGAAATCTGTTCAGTCGTACGGTTCAAAAGCGCTCAGGATGCCCAGGAATGGTTACGGAATGAGCCGTCAATCGATCTGATTATATCGGATACAGATAATGGGCAGGCAGTAGCAACGATGGTAAGAAGTAGAACTTCTTATCGGTCCGTTCCGGTTTTGATGACCAGCTACTCCATCAAACCTGCCCTGCTCAAAACAGCCATCAACGCTGGTGTTACCGATATACTGTCGATTGATAAAGACGCTTATGCATTGCAGTCGCAGATACGCTATTACTTAGAACTAAACAAGCAAATACTATCGGCTCCCAGCAATGGCCGTTTGGTAACCAGTAGTCGCTTTGTTCTGCCTTGGTGGAAACGGGCAATCGACATTACCGTGTCTTTCTCTATTCTGCTTCTCCTGTCGCCCTTACTTGTACTGGTGGCAATCTTGATTAAACTTGATTCTAAAGGACCAATCGTCTATAAATCGAAGCGGGCAGGGACCAATTTTTACGTGTTCAACATGCTCAAGTTTCGCACAATGAGCACGCAGGCTGACCAACAGATTCGGGATCTGGCCTCTCAGAATATTTACGCAAAATCGGCTACTCAGAACCACTCCGATGATGGTGCTGACCTTAGAAGTGAATACCGCTGCGACGCTTGCCGACAAGGGGGTATAGCTTGCCAGCAGCCACTTTTCGATCAGGATCAAATAGTTTGTGAGAAAGTGTTTCTGCGGGAAAACGAAGAAGCCGCCAAGTTCATGAAATTCCGAAATGATCCGCGAATTACCCGACTTGGTTCCCTGCTTCGCAACAGTAGCATTGATGAACTGCCACAGCTTTTCAATATTCTGCTAGGCGATATGTCGCTGGTTGGTAATCGGCCTCTGCCTCTCTACGAAGCCGAAAAGCTGACCTCCGACGAATTTGCTCAACGGTTTGCCGGCCCCGCTGGACTGACCGGACTGTGGCAAGTTAAAAAGCGGGCAAAAGGTCAGGGGCCCATGTCCGATTGGGAACGTACCCAGCTGGACATTGAATACGCAAATACATTTTCCTTTAAAACGGATATGTACATTCTCTGTAAAACGTTTTTCAGCCTTTGGCAGAAAGAGAATGTGTAA
- a CDS encoding ABA4-like family protein, with translation MTPETAFSYANLLVLPQWLFMIVAPRWRVTQMLVQLLPIPMILGGLYMYYLLVAPAASGGPGIDFGAFGSLAGIQALFKGPKEIVLGGWIHYLAFDLVAGSYVLRDGQSREIAHGWLIPCLLLCFMLGPSGLLLYGLLRLFLSNKPETKF, from the coding sequence ATGACTCCGGAAACTGCCTTTTCGTACGCCAACCTGCTTGTGTTACCGCAGTGGCTTTTCATGATTGTGGCTCCGCGCTGGCGGGTTACCCAAATGCTGGTGCAGCTGTTACCGATCCCCATGATACTGGGTGGACTATACATGTATTACCTGCTGGTCGCTCCGGCAGCGTCGGGCGGGCCGGGTATCGATTTTGGGGCGTTTGGTTCGCTGGCCGGGATACAGGCGCTTTTTAAGGGGCCAAAAGAGATCGTGCTGGGTGGGTGGATTCATTACCTGGCCTTTGATCTGGTAGCGGGTAGCTACGTGCTCCGCGACGGACAAAGCCGGGAAATTGCGCATGGTTGGTTGATTCCCTGTTTGTTGTTGTGTTTTATGCTGGGGCCAAGCGGACTACTGCTCTACGGGCTGCTCCGGCTGTTTTTGTCAAACAAACCGGAAACAAAATTTTAA
- a CDS encoding response regulator transcription factor, with the protein MNPKYHLLIVDENPYVADILVQTLKTDFSITVANTGQDAARLLIQGQRFDCVLTELNLPIFSGLELTKLIRMSKLIFQTPIIVLSNAPDSNTRIECLEQGVDSYISKPFNPLEVKAKIHAILRRSSRDEIREPASARLQSEDKPFWLPKSRILSLLFRGSLATHSA; encoded by the coding sequence ATGAATCCAAAATATCATTTGCTAATCGTGGATGAAAATCCATACGTAGCTGATATTCTTGTCCAGACTTTGAAGACAGACTTTTCTATTACTGTAGCGAACACAGGTCAGGATGCAGCTCGGCTATTAATCCAAGGTCAGCGGTTTGACTGTGTACTTACTGAGCTTAACTTACCGATTTTTAGTGGTCTTGAGTTGACCAAACTTATTCGTATGAGTAAGCTGATCTTCCAGACGCCAATAATCGTTCTTTCAAATGCTCCTGACAGCAACACTCGTATAGAATGTTTAGAGCAGGGCGTTGACAGTTATATTTCCAAGCCTTTTAATCCCTTGGAAGTAAAAGCCAAAATCCACGCTATTTTACGCCGTTCGTCGCGGGATGAGATTCGTGAGCCAGCCTCCGCGCGTCTTCAGTCCGAAGACAAACCCTTCTGGCTTCCTAAATCACGAATTCTTTCTTTACTTTTTAGGGGCTCCCTCGCAACGCATAGTGCTTAA
- a CDS encoding S41 family peptidase → MKIGHILLFVSLLAGLGRPVAFAQTLTPEQARTDINYLKRKLDLLHPGMGYYTPKPRMEQLYDSLYNRLTAPVDYWAFYHHVSPLVTALKDGHTNLNHRKNYIGKTTRFIPFYIRPVGEQYFISHNVSADTTLVRGTELVTINGRTIADLHRELMEADHSGSDGDNLTGRRQWSLVQFADYYAAWYGSADSIKITYRLPNDTLVRYARLGCLTLNRFRATVQRRYPQEIDRRPNLSVRIVDTLTHTAVLRVSTFMGIKKNGPFQWAFNRRLKRAFREIREKNVQNLVVDMQGNGGGIVLNSARLLRYWMPKPFTIMQHEEMKRAARNELVTRWNPFSALNFSLQYKAAGVDGFASRSSRRRYRPRTKTAFKGNLYFMMNGASFSAATTVLAKTLDAGMGTFVGEACGSAYWGDFAGHFKTITLPNSHLQVRIPLKKLTHAVVADRANGFTVEPDFKVARSYDDLLSNRDYVLDYTLRLIREGVVARQPIQPIKARPLQASR, encoded by the coding sequence ATGAAGATAGGCCACATTCTTTTGTTTGTGAGTTTGCTAGCTGGTCTGGGCCGTCCAGTTGCTTTTGCTCAAACACTTACTCCTGAGCAGGCCCGCACCGATATCAATTACCTAAAGCGCAAGCTTGATCTACTGCATCCAGGCATGGGTTATTACACGCCTAAGCCGCGCATGGAGCAGCTATACGACTCGCTTTACAACCGGCTGACAGCACCCGTCGATTATTGGGCATTCTATCACCACGTAAGCCCTTTGGTTACGGCGCTTAAAGACGGACACACAAATCTGAATCACCGTAAAAATTACATCGGCAAAACAACGCGGTTTATTCCGTTCTATATCCGGCCCGTTGGCGAACAGTACTTCATCAGTCATAATGTGTCAGCCGATACCACGCTTGTGCGCGGTACAGAACTGGTGACGATTAATGGACGTACCATCGCCGATTTGCACCGGGAGTTGATGGAGGCCGATCACTCGGGATCCGATGGCGACAACCTGACCGGTCGGCGTCAGTGGAGTTTGGTCCAGTTTGCCGATTATTATGCAGCGTGGTACGGTTCTGCCGATTCGATCAAAATAACATACCGGCTTCCCAATGATACGCTGGTTCGGTACGCGCGTCTTGGCTGTTTAACCTTGAACCGGTTCCGGGCTACTGTTCAGCGTCGGTACCCGCAGGAAATCGACCGGCGGCCCAATTTGTCGGTACGAATTGTCGATACACTCACGCATACGGCTGTACTTCGGGTGTCAACGTTCATGGGCATCAAAAAGAACGGTCCTTTTCAGTGGGCATTTAACCGGCGACTCAAGCGGGCGTTTCGGGAAATTCGAGAAAAAAACGTCCAAAATTTAGTGGTTGATATGCAGGGCAACGGTGGGGGCATTGTGCTCAATTCCGCGCGGTTGCTCCGGTACTGGATGCCGAAGCCGTTCACGATTATGCAGCACGAAGAAATGAAGCGGGCGGCTCGTAACGAACTCGTTACCCGATGGAATCCTTTTTCGGCGCTCAATTTTAGCTTACAGTACAAGGCCGCCGGCGTCGATGGTTTCGCCAGTCGCTCGTCGCGTCGGCGTTACCGGCCCCGGACCAAAACAGCGTTTAAAGGTAATCTGTACTTTATGATGAACGGGGCATCGTTTTCTGCTGCTACGACCGTACTCGCTAAAACGTTAGACGCTGGTATGGGAACGTTCGTTGGGGAAGCGTGTGGAAGTGCTTACTGGGGCGATTTTGCCGGTCACTTCAAAACAATCACTCTACCCAACTCGCACTTACAGGTTCGGATTCCGCTGAAGAAGCTGACGCATGCCGTGGTAGCTGACCGGGCGAATGGCTTTACCGTCGAACCAGATTTCAAGGTTGCGCGTTCTTATGATGACCTGCTCTCCAACCGCGATTATGTACTGGATTACACGCTCCGGCTAATTCGGGAGGGAGTTGTGGCTCGGCAACCGATCCAGCCAATTAAAGCCCGACCGTTGCAGGCATCACGCTAA
- a CDS encoding 3'-5' exonuclease has product MYCIVDVETTGGVKGPSRLTEIAIYRHDGQQVVDSFHSLLNPECPIPPFIRHLTGISEEMVQDAPLFADVANRVIDITQDAIFVAHNVGFDFNFIKKELEWLGHDYLRRTLCTVRTSRKVFPGFPSYSLGKLCNSLNIPLNNRHRAQGDAAATVQLFELLLQHDAHGLIPRIGTAKVSIDD; this is encoded by the coding sequence GTGTATTGTATCGTTGACGTTGAAACCACTGGTGGGGTCAAAGGCCCTTCCCGGCTTACCGAAATCGCTATTTACCGCCACGACGGACAGCAAGTTGTCGATTCGTTTCACTCGCTGCTGAATCCCGAATGTCCAATTCCTCCTTTTATCCGCCACCTGACGGGTATCTCGGAAGAAATGGTTCAGGATGCTCCCCTGTTTGCCGATGTAGCCAACCGGGTCATTGATATTACGCAGGATGCTATTTTCGTCGCCCATAATGTCGGCTTCGACTTTAACTTCATCAAAAAAGAGTTGGAGTGGCTTGGCCATGATTACCTTCGACGGACGCTCTGTACCGTTCGGACGAGCCGAAAAGTCTTTCCTGGTTTTCCGTCATACAGCCTAGGCAAGCTTTGTAACTCGCTCAATATTCCGCTTAACAACCGTCACCGTGCTCAGGGCGATGCTGCGGCTACGGTTCAGCTTTTCGAATTGTTACTTCAGCACGATGCGCACGGACTTATCCCACGCATTGGAACGGCGAAAGTCAGCATAGACGACTGA
- a CDS encoding glycosyltransferase family 2 protein, with amino-acid sequence MNLFSNPKWLQRHEYPYASIDQVPQSIFDEINARLDKQISTKPLVSIMVIAYNEEVNILRSISSLSCLKTTIPFEIVVVNNNSKDRTQDTIDKLHVRKFFQPIQGCGPARQLAQEMAVGKYMLLADADCLYPVNWLDEMMKKLQQPGVVCVYGRYSFIANPELPRWQLTLHETLKDIVAEFRHFKRPYLNAYGISMGYLREAGLRAGYMMHNRTWGEDGRLCFDMMPYGKVVQMKTSSARVWTGPRTLMKDGTIWKALGNRVRKELDRAFSYLTPQAPHDTKTSED; translated from the coding sequence ATGAACTTGTTTTCAAACCCGAAATGGCTACAGCGCCACGAGTATCCTTACGCCAGCATCGATCAAGTTCCTCAATCTATTTTTGATGAAATCAACGCTCGGTTAGATAAGCAAATCAGTACGAAACCACTGGTTTCTATCATGGTGATTGCTTACAATGAGGAAGTTAATATCCTTCGTAGCATCAGTTCGCTATCGTGCCTGAAAACAACGATTCCGTTTGAGATTGTTGTCGTGAATAACAATTCAAAGGACCGTACTCAGGATACAATCGATAAACTGCACGTCAGGAAGTTCTTTCAGCCAATTCAAGGATGTGGTCCGGCCCGGCAGCTGGCTCAGGAAATGGCCGTTGGCAAATACATGCTGCTTGCCGACGCGGATTGTTTGTATCCCGTCAATTGGCTTGATGAGATGATGAAAAAACTTCAGCAGCCCGGCGTTGTCTGCGTCTACGGGCGTTACTCGTTCATTGCCAATCCCGAACTCCCCAGATGGCAACTTACCCTGCACGAAACGTTAAAAGACATCGTTGCCGAGTTTCGCCATTTTAAAAGACCTTACCTCAATGCTTACGGCATCAGCATGGGTTACCTTCGGGAAGCCGGTTTGAGAGCGGGTTACATGATGCACAATCGAACCTGGGGTGAAGACGGACGGCTTTGCTTTGATATGATGCCTTACGGTAAGGTTGTTCAAATGAAAACAAGTTCGGCGCGTGTCTGGACAGGTCCCAGAACGCTCATGAAAGATGGTACGATCTGGAAGGCGCTGGGTAATCGGGTGAGAAAAGAGTTAGACAGAGCGTTTTCTTACCTCACTCCTCAAGCACCACACGACACAAAGACTTCGGAAGACTAA
- a CDS encoding HEAT repeat domain-containing protein has protein sequence MNCEQANEQFTEWLSNQLPDAERLEMEAHLATCPDCQRAAHATQQLWSQMDSLAVPEPSERMRVRFDAMLDTYKDSVSSEQATGLTSFVAKLRTFWTPQMALRLAYSLALIGFGILVGYWSQNRPVLAYQQQVDSLSSQVQEMRQMMLLSLIDNPSASERLRAVSYTDDLNQANERVVEALLTTLNKDPNVNVRLVTLEALAKLADDPTVRQGLVQSLTRQESPLVQAALADVMVKLQEKRSIKPLQQLLRQERLNDLVKSKIQESLKALS, from the coding sequence ATGAACTGTGAACAGGCTAACGAGCAATTTACGGAATGGCTCAGCAACCAATTGCCGGATGCGGAGCGGCTCGAAATGGAAGCGCATCTGGCTACATGCCCTGACTGCCAGCGGGCAGCTCATGCAACGCAGCAACTCTGGAGCCAGATGGATTCGTTGGCAGTACCCGAGCCTAGCGAACGGATGCGCGTACGATTCGATGCCATGCTCGATACGTATAAGGATTCCGTCAGCAGTGAACAGGCTACTGGCTTAACCAGCTTTGTGGCGAAACTGCGTACGTTCTGGACGCCACAGATGGCGCTACGTTTAGCCTACAGCCTTGCCCTGATCGGATTTGGAATATTAGTCGGGTACTGGTCGCAGAACCGACCGGTGTTGGCCTATCAACAGCAAGTGGATTCCTTGTCTTCGCAAGTTCAGGAGATGCGCCAGATGATGTTGCTATCGCTTATTGACAATCCATCGGCTTCCGAACGGCTCCGGGCGGTTAGCTACACTGATGATCTTAATCAGGCCAACGAGCGGGTCGTGGAAGCCTTGTTAACCACACTGAACAAGGATCCAAACGTCAATGTCCGACTGGTGACGCTGGAAGCGTTGGCGAAACTAGCTGACGATCCTACCGTAAGGCAGGGCTTGGTGCAATCACTGACGCGGCAGGAGTCTCCATTGGTGCAGGCTGCGCTGGCCGATGTGATGGTGAAGTTACAGGAGAAACGGTCAATCAAGCCGCTTCAGCAACTACTACGGCAGGAACGTCTCAATGATCTGGTTAAAAGTAAAATCCAAGAGAGTCTAAAAGCTTTGTCCTAG
- the prmA gene encoding 50S ribosomal protein L11 methyltransferase, translated as MNYIELQLHVTPDYTDILTAELAELGFESFVETDEGLNAYIIETDFDEKALEELVAKYTNQTAIAYEVNSLEKRNWNAEWEREYEPIEVADSVRVRASFHEPDARFRYDIVINPKMSFGTGHHETTAMMLEQQLDLDFAGKTVLDVGSGTGILAILAAKMGARSVQAFDIEEWAVENAVENAAINDCPQISVFQGTIDDIKDEQGRYDVILANINRNVLLAEIPLYTHLLNEGGYLLVSGFYEHDAPDIQQKAIDAGLWAEKTKSVREWTSIRFKK; from the coding sequence ATGAATTACATTGAACTTCAACTGCACGTTACCCCCGATTACACGGATATTCTCACGGCTGAATTGGCCGAACTTGGCTTTGAATCATTCGTCGAGACCGATGAAGGACTAAATGCGTATATTATTGAGACGGATTTTGACGAAAAAGCCCTGGAAGAACTTGTTGCTAAATACACGAATCAAACCGCAATAGCCTACGAAGTCAATTCGTTAGAAAAACGAAACTGGAACGCCGAGTGGGAACGAGAGTATGAGCCGATTGAAGTGGCTGACAGTGTCCGGGTCCGGGCGTCCTTCCATGAACCGGACGCCCGGTTTCGTTACGACATTGTGATTAATCCTAAAATGTCGTTTGGCACGGGTCATCACGAAACGACGGCGATGATGCTGGAGCAACAGCTTGACCTTGATTTTGCGGGTAAGACCGTACTTGACGTTGGCAGCGGCACCGGCATCCTGGCCATTCTGGCCGCCAAGATGGGCGCTAGATCCGTTCAGGCATTTGATATTGAAGAATGGGCGGTCGAAAATGCGGTTGAGAACGCAGCCATCAACGACTGCCCCCAGATTTCGGTATTTCAGGGAACGATTGACGACATTAAGGATGAGCAGGGACGGTATGATGTGATACTGGCCAATATCAACCGAAACGTATTACTAGCAGAAATCCCACTCTACACGCACTTACTGAACGAAGGCGGCTATCTGTTGGTCAGCGGTTTTTATGAACACGACGCGCCCGATATTCAGCAAAAAGCAATTGACGCTGGCCTTTGGGCCGAAAAAACAAAGTCGGTTCGGGAATGGACCTCGATCCGATTTAAAAAGTAG
- a CDS encoding O-antigen ligase family protein, with the protein MFERTFLLTHQLRDTRWLFTLLGILIAMTAGWLIGNFGPLGALMTVGLPVGLLLLISILLEPKVGLFVYLNLSFMLGFTRFIQSDSPLGLAMDSTLMLTLLSVLLNAKRMDWKQLRYPVYFALVFWLLYTILELLNPEAPYRPAWFYHARAFSLNWFYMATIMLVMPIKKEDIRLIIKTWLIWSFLAALWGFKQQYIGLAEAEQRWLAEGNAKTHLLWGQLRTFSFYSDASQFGAEMASATLFSAIKFADEKRLVHKLIYLGLALVFFWAFAISGTRSAFFVLVAGFPSYLVLRRNMGMIVRGALVATPLLAILLFTHIGDSNYHIYRIRTALHPSEDASFLVRLENQQKLRAYLKHLPFGAGIGTSADTGARFSPNHFAAQIPPDSWYVEIWIETGIVGLTLYLLMLATMIGYGTYKVWQIKDPWLFKLMTILLANFIGITLMCYSNPTLSQFPTSTMLYIACILFTTCHRWDNVTEKSLEKVMV; encoded by the coding sequence ATGTTTGAACGAACATTCCTTCTTACCCACCAACTACGCGACACCCGCTGGCTTTTTACGCTTTTAGGGATTCTGATCGCAATGACCGCGGGTTGGCTCATTGGAAATTTCGGGCCATTGGGCGCGCTGATGACGGTGGGTTTGCCCGTAGGTTTGTTATTGCTTATCAGTATACTACTAGAGCCGAAGGTTGGCTTATTTGTGTATCTGAATCTAAGCTTTATGTTGGGTTTTACCCGCTTCATTCAAAGCGATTCTCCCCTCGGTTTAGCGATGGATAGCACGCTGATGTTAACGCTACTAAGCGTGCTACTGAATGCTAAACGTATGGACTGGAAGCAGCTTCGGTACCCGGTTTACTTTGCCCTGGTATTCTGGCTGCTGTACACAATTCTAGAACTTTTAAATCCTGAAGCGCCTTACCGGCCGGCCTGGTTTTATCACGCACGCGCATTCTCGCTGAACTGGTTCTACATGGCCACCATCATGCTGGTCATGCCGATTAAAAAAGAAGACATCCGTTTGATAATCAAGACGTGGCTTATCTGGTCTTTTCTGGCTGCACTCTGGGGATTTAAACAACAATATATTGGCCTGGCAGAAGCCGAACAACGGTGGCTGGCGGAAGGAAATGCGAAAACCCACCTTCTTTGGGGGCAACTACGAACGTTCTCGTTTTATTCCGATGCCTCACAGTTTGGCGCTGAGATGGCGAGTGCAACGCTTTTTTCGGCTATAAAATTTGCGGATGAAAAAAGGCTGGTGCATAAGCTCATTTATCTGGGTCTTGCCTTGGTTTTTTTCTGGGCTTTTGCCATTTCCGGTACGCGAAGTGCCTTTTTCGTGCTTGTTGCTGGTTTCCCTTCCTATTTAGTACTCCGCCGTAATATGGGCATGATTGTTCGGGGAGCTCTCGTTGCTACTCCCCTCCTGGCGATTCTTTTATTTACGCACATCGGCGATTCGAACTACCACATTTACCGTATTCGTACGGCCTTACATCCGAGCGAAGATGCTTCGTTCCTGGTACGTCTGGAAAATCAGCAGAAACTCAGGGCCTACCTCAAGCACCTGCCCTTTGGCGCAGGAATTGGTACGTCGGCCGATACGGGAGCCCGCTTTTCACCCAATCACTTCGCGGCTCAAATTCCTCCCGATAGCTGGTACGTTGAAATCTGGATTGAAACCGGTATTGTGGGCCTAACGCTTTATTTGCTTATGCTGGCTACTATGATTGGCTACGGCACTTACAAAGTCTGGCAGATCAAAGACCCTTGGTTGTTCAAGCTGATGACTATTCTTTTGGCCAATTTTATTGGGATAACGCTAATGTGTTATTCGAACCCAACACTGAGCCAATTCCCTACCTCTACCATGTTGTACATAGCTTGTATCCTGTTTACAACCTGTCATCGCTGGGATAACGTGACAGAGAAATCGCTCGAAAAAGTCATGGTCTGA